In Nocardia sputorum, a single genomic region encodes these proteins:
- a CDS encoding flavin-containing monooxygenase — MANAMTCKVAVVGAGFGGIGMGVELRRAGITDFVIFDRGGDVGGVWRDNTYPGCSCDVPSHLYSFSFAPYRSRRIRFPRQAEILDYLRGVVADHGLAPHLRLGTAISEATYLETRGGWELVTSEGQRVHAEVVVFAVGQLHRPNIPDLPGRADFAGPSFHSARWDHGQDLRGLEVAVIGTGSSAAQMLPALAATARRVRVFQRTPHWVLPKPPADFGPLARAALRLPGAHCLYRRALYYGADAVLAPIMHRGWSARPAEWAARGYLRSRIADPELRAKLTPDYPIGGKRIIFDSHYYSTLTRENVELVTAPISRITRDGLRTADGAFHRADVIVYATGFRAPEFLVPITVRGRGGALLHDEWRAGAAALLGVAVPGYPNAFLIAGPNSFNPAGSNPGMKECQIDYIIRCLRWRDRIGASAVEVRAGAMRAHRQWIEAALAKTVWPAVGPSWYKHESGRVTNPWPSSARAFDRALRRPPSESFRVVLPDPATPDGKLPKRAKRRRNRAGPMPSAPEPTAGIGTE, encoded by the coding sequence GTGGCGAACGCGATGACCTGCAAGGTGGCTGTCGTCGGCGCGGGCTTCGGCGGCATCGGGATGGGGGTCGAGCTGCGACGAGCCGGCATCACCGATTTCGTGATCTTCGACCGGGGCGGTGACGTGGGCGGCGTCTGGCGGGACAACACCTATCCAGGGTGCTCCTGTGACGTACCGTCGCATCTGTATTCGTTCTCCTTCGCGCCCTACCGCAGCCGGCGCATTCGGTTTCCGCGCCAGGCGGAGATCCTGGACTACCTGCGCGGGGTGGTGGCCGACCACGGTTTGGCGCCGCATCTGCGATTGGGTACCGCGATCAGCGAGGCCACCTATCTGGAAACCCGCGGCGGTTGGGAACTGGTCACCTCCGAGGGACAGCGCGTGCACGCGGAAGTGGTGGTTTTCGCCGTGGGGCAGCTGCACCGGCCGAACATTCCCGATCTTCCCGGCCGGGCAGACTTCGCAGGACCGTCCTTCCATTCCGCGCGCTGGGACCACGGACAAGACCTACGCGGGCTGGAGGTGGCTGTGATCGGCACCGGTTCGAGCGCGGCCCAGATGCTGCCGGCGCTGGCCGCGACCGCCCGCCGCGTCCGCGTCTTCCAGCGCACGCCGCACTGGGTGCTGCCCAAACCACCGGCCGATTTCGGGCCGCTCGCCCGAGCGGCGCTGCGGCTGCCCGGCGCGCACTGTCTGTATCGCCGAGCGCTGTACTACGGCGCCGATGCGGTGCTCGCGCCGATCATGCACCGGGGCTGGTCGGCGCGCCCCGCCGAATGGGCTGCCCGAGGGTATCTGCGTAGCCGGATCGCGGACCCGGAACTGCGCGCGAAACTCACTCCCGACTACCCGATCGGGGGGAAACGCATCATCTTCGACAGCCACTACTACTCGACGTTGACCCGCGAGAACGTCGAGCTGGTCACCGCTCCCATCAGCCGGATCACCCGGGACGGACTGCGCACCGCCGACGGCGCATTCCATCGGGCCGACGTGATCGTCTACGCCACCGGCTTCCGCGCTCCGGAATTCCTGGTCCCGATCACCGTGCGCGGGCGCGGGGGAGCGCTGCTGCACGACGAATGGCGCGCAGGCGCGGCGGCTCTCCTTGGTGTGGCGGTTCCGGGGTATCCGAACGCGTTCCTGATCGCCGGACCGAACAGCTTCAATCCCGCGGGTAGCAACCCGGGAATGAAGGAATGCCAGATCGACTACATCATCCGTTGTCTGCGCTGGCGGGACCGGATCGGCGCGTCCGCCGTCGAAGTCCGGGCAGGCGCGATGCGGGCACACCGGCAGTGGATCGAGGCGGCCCTCGCGAAGACGGTGTGGCCTGCCGTGGGGCCGAGCTGGTACAAGCACGAGAGCGGACGCGTCACCAATCCGTGGCCGTCGTCGGCTCGCGCGTTCGACCGCGCGTTACGGCGACCGCCGTCCGAATCGTTCCGCGTTGTCTTGCCCGATCCGGCGACTCCGGACGGGAAGCTCCCGAAGCGAGCGAAGCGGAGGAGGAATCGTGCCGGGCCGATGCCATCCGCGCCGGAGCCGACCGCGGGCATCGGCACCGAATGA
- a CDS encoding VOC family protein — translation MTIQRIGPAYPTDDLATTVALLTAIFGAGPTAVDGDRWAQFDSNGVRVMLAGTDRDDDTPFLAIKVADLDAELDRLRAEGFEAAQPVTGPHERRAVIRPTPGAVWHVALYEPVIAAST, via the coding sequence ATGACCATCCAGCGAATCGGGCCCGCCTACCCCACCGACGATCTGGCCACGACCGTGGCCCTGCTGACCGCGATCTTCGGCGCCGGACCCACGGCGGTCGACGGCGACCGATGGGCCCAGTTCGACAGCAACGGAGTCCGCGTCATGCTCGCGGGCACCGACCGCGACGACGACACCCCGTTCCTCGCGATCAAGGTCGCCGACTTGGACGCCGAACTCGACCGGCTGCGCGCCGAAGGATTCGAGGCAGCGCAGCCGGTCACCGGACCGCACGAACGCCGAGCCGTCATACGGCCGACGCCCGGCGCGGTCTGGCACGTCGCGCTCTACGAACCGGTCATCGCAGCTTCGACGTGA
- a CDS encoding alpha/beta hydrolase fold domain-containing protein gives MPLTPEAQAHDGADPYANPLRAELSGLPPAHIVTAEFDPLRDEGEDYGRRLRQAGVAAEIH, from the coding sequence ATGCCGCTGACACCCGAAGCGCAGGCGCACGACGGCGCCGACCCCTACGCCAACCCGCTGCGCGCCGAGCTGTCCGGACTTCCGCCCGCACACATCGTCACCGCCGAATTCGATCCGTTGCGCGACGAGGGCGAAGATTACGGGCGGCGGTTGCGGCAAGCCGGTGTCGCGGCCGAAATCCATTGA
- a CDS encoding glucose 1-dehydrogenase: MVDLNGKVALITGAARGQGAAEARLFVERGARVVITDVLEAEGTQLAGSLGAAARFVRHDVGSGADWETAVGEAVSAFGKLDVLVNNAAIYTAKPLTETSPEEFERILHVNLLGAFRGIQAAVGPMTRAGGGSIVNISSQAGLEGLMGHSAYGSSKWGLRGLSKTAALELGPAGIRVNSVHPGPIATPMVPYLTTGPGSFPSLPLQRTGEPEEVAELVAFLASDASAYVTGAEVTIDGGLAAGKFLPPDA, encoded by the coding sequence ATGGTTGACCTGAATGGGAAGGTCGCCCTGATCACCGGCGCCGCGCGGGGACAGGGCGCCGCCGAGGCGCGGCTGTTCGTGGAGCGCGGCGCCCGCGTGGTGATCACCGACGTTCTGGAAGCCGAAGGAACACAGCTGGCCGGGTCGCTCGGCGCGGCGGCCCGTTTCGTCCGGCACGACGTCGGCAGCGGAGCGGACTGGGAAACAGCTGTGGGCGAGGCGGTTTCGGCGTTCGGCAAGCTGGACGTCCTGGTGAACAACGCCGCCATCTACACCGCGAAGCCGCTGACCGAGACATCGCCGGAGGAATTCGAACGCATTCTGCACGTCAATCTGCTCGGCGCGTTTCGCGGCATCCAGGCTGCGGTCGGGCCGATGACGCGGGCGGGCGGCGGCTCCATCGTCAACATCTCCTCGCAGGCGGGCCTCGAGGGGCTGATGGGCCATTCCGCTTACGGCTCGTCGAAATGGGGGCTGCGTGGTTTGTCCAAGACCGCGGCACTCGAGCTGGGCCCCGCCGGAATCCGGGTCAACTCGGTGCACCCGGGCCCGATCGCGACGCCGATGGTCCCATATCTGACCACCGGTCCGGGCAGCTTCCCGTCCTTGCCGCTGCAACGCACCGGGGAGCCCGAGGAGGTCGCCGAACTGGTGGCGTTCCTGGCCTCCGACGCTTCGGCCTACGTCACGGGCGCCGAGGTCACGATCGATGGCGGCTTGGCGGCGGGCAAATTCTTGCCGCCGGACGCGTAG
- a CDS encoding LLM class flavin-dependent oxidoreductase has translation MKFSMIFEAQMADPSREHEHQVLRDCVEQAVLADQMGFDTVWAVEHHGLKWYAHMSAPEVFLTWVAAKTERIRIGHGVVCMPFNFNHPVRAAERAAMLDVLSGGRLNLGAGRGATPVETSMCGVDPERTYQEVEESLRMIGKAWQDPEAEFEYNGELLQVSPHSLLPRPEQLPHPPLFMACTKKDTLKMAADYGIGALVLGFAGVEEIAELRRTYDEAIAARTGERFVSTVVNDHFAALCPTIVLDDREKAQQIGARGQRFFAQSIKHYYGAGPAPDEAVDPNADEVAAIKQAADDHVAYLHEAKIPVKTGATSVFNVEHAYGSPEDAIAYVERLQAAGADEILCLIQMGTVPQEACLETIRHWGEKVIPHFRNS, from the coding sequence ATGAAGTTCTCGATGATCTTCGAGGCCCAGATGGCCGACCCGTCGCGCGAGCACGAGCACCAAGTGCTGCGCGACTGTGTCGAGCAGGCCGTGCTCGCCGACCAGATGGGATTCGACACCGTCTGGGCGGTCGAACACCACGGACTGAAGTGGTACGCGCACATGAGCGCCCCGGAGGTCTTTCTGACCTGGGTGGCCGCCAAGACCGAGCGGATCCGGATCGGGCACGGCGTGGTGTGCATGCCGTTCAACTTCAACCACCCCGTGCGCGCCGCCGAACGCGCCGCGATGCTCGACGTGCTGTCCGGCGGCAGGCTCAACCTGGGCGCGGGCCGCGGCGCGACCCCGGTGGAGACCTCCATGTGCGGTGTCGACCCCGAGCGCACGTACCAGGAGGTGGAGGAATCGCTGCGGATGATCGGCAAGGCGTGGCAGGATCCCGAAGCCGAATTCGAGTACAACGGTGAGCTTTTGCAGGTCTCGCCGCATTCGCTGCTGCCGCGACCGGAGCAGTTGCCGCATCCGCCGCTGTTCATGGCCTGCACCAAGAAGGACACGCTGAAGATGGCCGCCGACTACGGAATCGGCGCACTGGTCCTGGGATTCGCGGGTGTGGAGGAGATCGCCGAACTGCGGCGCACCTACGACGAGGCGATCGCCGCGCGCACGGGCGAGCGTTTCGTGTCGACCGTCGTGAACGATCATTTCGCGGCGCTGTGCCCCACCATCGTCCTCGACGACCGGGAGAAGGCCCAGCAGATCGGCGCTCGCGGCCAGCGCTTCTTCGCGCAATCCATCAAGCACTACTACGGCGCGGGCCCGGCCCCCGACGAGGCCGTCGACCCGAACGCGGACGAGGTCGCCGCGATCAAGCAGGCCGCCGACGACCACGTGGCCTACCTGCACGAGGCCAAGATCCCGGTGAAGACCGGCGCCACCTCGGTCTTCAATGTCGAGCACGCCTACGGCAGCCCCGAGGACGCCATCGCGTACGTCGAGCGCCTGCAGGCCGCGGGCGCCGACGAGATCCTCTGCCTCATCCAGATGGGCACCGTGCCGCAGGAGGCCTGCCTGGAGACCATCCGGCATTGGGGCGAGAAGGTCATCCCCCACTTCCGCAACAGCTGA
- a CDS encoding glucose 1-dehydrogenase: MGVLASVRSDGQRGRESVGQLDGKVALVTGGARGMGAEHVRQFVAEGARVVFGDVLDHEGMALAAELGDAARFVHHDVTSEADWSAAVSEAVSHYGRLDALVNNAGILRFVPITEMALADFTAIMTVNVTGTWLGIKAAAPALAETGGGSVVNVSSVEGFVGAAGLSAYSASKFAIRGITKSAARELGHLGIRVNSLHPGGIATPMTAAVAGASGVDGEGFFASLPIPRWGQPVEVSHVAVFLASDAAGYCTGGEFVVDGGMLTGCGY, encoded by the coding sequence ATGGGCGTCCTAGCGTCGGTGCGAAGCGACGGTCAGAGAGGACGGGAATCGGTGGGACAACTCGACGGCAAGGTGGCGCTGGTCACCGGCGGGGCGCGGGGGATGGGCGCCGAGCACGTGCGGCAGTTCGTGGCCGAAGGAGCGCGCGTGGTGTTCGGTGACGTGCTCGACCACGAGGGAATGGCGTTGGCCGCCGAGCTGGGCGACGCCGCGCGATTCGTGCACCACGACGTGACCAGTGAAGCCGATTGGTCCGCCGCGGTGTCCGAGGCGGTCTCCCATTACGGGCGGCTCGACGCGCTGGTGAACAACGCGGGCATTCTGCGGTTCGTCCCGATCACCGAGATGGCCCTGGCGGACTTCACCGCGATCATGACGGTCAACGTGACCGGCACCTGGCTGGGCATCAAGGCCGCAGCACCCGCGCTGGCCGAGACCGGCGGCGGCTCGGTCGTGAACGTCTCCTCGGTGGAAGGGTTCGTCGGCGCGGCGGGCCTGTCCGCCTACAGTGCGAGCAAGTTCGCCATCCGCGGCATCACCAAGTCGGCCGCTCGCGAGCTGGGCCACCTGGGCATCCGGGTCAACTCGCTGCACCCGGGTGGCATCGCCACGCCCATGACGGCGGCGGTGGCCGGGGCGTCCGGCGTGGACGGCGAGGGCTTCTTCGCGAGCCTGCCGATTCCGCGCTGGGGGCAGCCGGTCGAGGTCTCCCATGTGGCGGTGTTCCTGGCGTCGGACGCGGCCGGTTACTGCACCGGCGGCGAATTCGTCGTCGACGGCGGCATGCTGACCGGTTGCGGCTACTGA
- the kstD gene encoding 3-oxosteroid 1-dehydrogenase, which produces MTQEFEFDVVVVGSGAAGMTAALTAAYRGLSVTVIEKSRSFGGSTARSGGGIWIPNNPVLQREGVPDSPELARTYLKAVVGDRVPDAKQRAFLDRGPEMMRYLGARSKYWEFVYDRGYSDYHPEFPGGLAQGRSIEPAPLDGRLLGGDLHKINQPTMSGPKGIAFTVSDFHDLNMIARTWAGKRTAIKVGMQAVGNKLRGRLPLSLGKALAARLWLSLRDAGVPVWLNTPLTELVTEGDAVVGVRAEHDGTPVVIKARRGVVLAAGGFEHNLAMREQYMSGPQSTEWTVGATENVGEGIVAGQKAGGAVDLMGDAWWGPSVRNPDGPPFFCLAERSQPGGIMVNHAGERFVNESAPYVNVVHKMYEQEATGVGHIPAYFIMDQRFRDRYLFLGNFPKRPLPQKYLDAGIIKQAETLADLAAQIGVPPAALSATVERFNRFALAGRDEDFRRGDSAYDRYYGDPTVRPNPCLAPVEQGPFYAVEMVPGDLGTKGGLVTDEHARVLDSGDRPIPGLYAAGNNSASVMGNDYAGAGATIGPAMVFGYIAAGHLADNQPGATARAVEGER; this is translated from the coding sequence ATGACTCAGGAATTCGAATTCGACGTGGTGGTAGTCGGCTCCGGGGCCGCGGGCATGACCGCCGCGCTGACGGCCGCCTACCGCGGGCTGTCGGTCACGGTGATCGAGAAGAGCCGCTCCTTCGGCGGGTCCACCGCGCGGTCCGGCGGTGGCATCTGGATCCCGAACAACCCGGTGCTGCAGCGCGAAGGCGTGCCCGACAGCCCGGAACTGGCCCGCACCTATCTGAAGGCGGTGGTCGGCGATCGGGTGCCGGACGCCAAGCAGCGCGCCTTCCTCGATCGCGGACCCGAGATGATGCGCTATCTCGGCGCTCGCAGCAAATACTGGGAATTCGTCTACGACCGCGGCTATTCCGACTACCACCCGGAATTCCCCGGTGGCCTGGCCCAAGGGCGCAGCATCGAGCCCGCGCCGCTGGACGGACGACTGCTCGGCGGCGATCTGCACAAGATCAATCAGCCGACCATGTCCGGACCGAAGGGCATCGCGTTCACGGTCAGCGACTTCCACGATCTGAACATGATCGCCCGCACCTGGGCCGGCAAGCGCACCGCGATCAAGGTCGGGATGCAAGCGGTCGGGAACAAGCTGCGGGGGCGGTTGCCGCTGAGCCTGGGCAAGGCGCTGGCGGCCCGGTTGTGGCTGTCGCTGCGGGACGCCGGGGTCCCGGTGTGGCTGAACACGCCGCTGACCGAGCTGGTCACGGAGGGTGACGCGGTGGTCGGCGTGCGCGCCGAGCACGACGGGACGCCGGTGGTGATCAAGGCGCGCCGCGGGGTGGTGCTGGCGGCGGGTGGCTTCGAGCACAACCTGGCGATGCGCGAGCAGTACATGAGCGGTCCGCAGTCCACCGAGTGGACGGTGGGCGCCACCGAGAACGTCGGAGAGGGCATAGTCGCGGGCCAGAAGGCCGGTGGCGCAGTGGATCTCATGGGTGACGCCTGGTGGGGTCCGTCCGTGCGCAACCCCGATGGGCCGCCGTTCTTCTGTCTGGCCGAGCGTTCCCAGCCCGGCGGCATCATGGTCAATCACGCGGGCGAGCGATTCGTCAACGAATCGGCCCCGTACGTGAACGTGGTGCACAAGATGTACGAGCAGGAAGCGACGGGCGTCGGGCACATTCCGGCGTACTTCATCATGGACCAGCGTTTCCGGGACCGATACCTGTTCCTCGGGAACTTCCCCAAACGTCCTCTCCCGCAGAAATACCTGGATGCCGGGATCATCAAGCAGGCCGAGACGCTGGCCGACCTCGCCGCCCAGATCGGCGTGCCGCCCGCGGCGCTTTCCGCGACGGTCGAGCGTTTCAACCGCTTCGCGCTGGCCGGTCGCGACGAGGACTTCCGGCGCGGTGATTCGGCGTACGACCGCTACTACGGCGATCCCACCGTGCGGCCGAATCCGTGTCTGGCTCCCGTCGAACAGGGCCCGTTCTACGCCGTCGAGATGGTGCCGGGCGATCTGGGCACCAAGGGCGGATTGGTCACCGACGAGCACGCTCGCGTCCTCGACAGCGGCGACCGGCCGATCCCCGGCCTGTACGCGGCGGGGAACAACTCGGCCTCGGTGATGGGCAACGACTACGCGGGCGCGGGCGCGACCATTGGTCCCGCCATGGTGTTCGGCTACATCGCGGCCGGTCACCTGGCCGACAACCAGCCTGGCGCGACTGCGCGGGCAGTGGAAGGAGAACGTTGA